In the genome of Bradysia coprophila strain Holo2 unplaced genomic scaffold, BU_Bcop_v1 contig_232, whole genome shotgun sequence, one region contains:
- the LOC119075744 gene encoding uncharacterized protein LOC119075744 gives MQLKNCGRSKHGRRYTPKQKSLCLAMYKQGPKAYRFNEKWSCLPTRRTLGRYSAQLIFKSGVDEKILAAVKNIVTNWPASDKYCTFGWDEVSLNEHLDYCQSMDKIEGFVEMCKPKVPIFATHALTFMVRGIAVPYKQSVGYFYTNGVKSFELVELVKLMIERVSTTGLKPILSVCDTCNVNANTVNELVYPRANQTQQTGQLLQYKVNGHRIIHTYDPSHLIKVIRNNFEVKNVAHFISERWQPGCADYAGSIQIAAWDDINQLYRMDIRAVRSVLPKLTDEHLKPNKLKMKVSVATQVFSNTCGTVMLECVDNGKVPEDFATTARFILFVNDLFDSINGCDKYPVDSLKSAVTPMSIHSEFWEYALVMLENMFFVDKGTGERNNRSSVLKKFESTIRGYQDVARTCFQAGIPKLEIRYHVNLIKRIDML, from the exons ATGCAATTGAAGAACTGTGGACGCTCGAAACACGGTCGACGTTACACACCCAAGCAGAAAAGTCTGTGCTTAGCGATGTATAAGCAGGGGCCAAAAGCATATCGCTTCAATGAAAAATGGTCCTGTCTGCCGACCAGACGAACATTGGGCCGCTACAGCGCACAATTGATTTTCAAATCCGGAGTCGACGAGAAAATTCTTGCTGCAGTGAAAAACATCGTCACAAACTGGCCTGCAAGCGACAAGTACTGCACATTCGGTTGGGACGAAGTGTCTCTGAACGAACACTTAGATTACTGTCAGTCGATGGACAAAATCGAGGGTTTCGTAGAAATGTGCAAGCCAAAAGTGCCCATTTTTGCGACACATGCATTGACCTTTATGGTGCGTGGAATTGCGGTACCCTACAAACAGTCCGTCGGATACTTTTATACGAATGGTGTGAAGTCCTTTGAATTGGTCGAATTGGTTAAGTTAATGATAGAACGAGTATCCACAACAG GACTGAAGCCGATTCTCTCTGTGTGTGACACATGCAATGTAAACGCGAACACAGTGAATGAATTGGTTTATCCTCGTGCGAACCAAACGCAACAAACTGGCCAATTACTGCAGTACAAAGTAAACGGACATAGGATAATACACACATACGATCCATCACACCTCATAAAGGTGattcgaaataatttcgaagtgaaaaatgtcgcacattttatttctgaacGATGGCAACCTGGCTGCGCAGATTATGCTGGTTCAATTCAAATCGCGGCGTGGGATGATATAAACCAATTGTACCGTATGGATATACGTGCTGTACGGAGCGTGTTACCTAAGCTAACAGATGAACACTTGAAGcccaacaaattgaaaatgaaggtGTCTGTTGCGACTCAAGTGTTCAGCAACACGTGCGGAACCGTGATGCTAGAATGTGTGGATAATGGAAAGGTGCCGGAAGATTTCGCCACTACTGCACGTTTCATTTTGTTCGTGAATGACTTATTTGACAGCATTAATGGTTGTGATAAGTACCCTGTTGATTCCCTCAAGAGTGCCGTAACGCCAATGTCGATACACTCAGAGTTCTGGGAATATGCGCTGGTCATGCTGGAGAATATGTTTTTTGTCGACAAAGGCACCGGCGAAAGGAACAATCGTTCTTCCGTACTGAAGAAGTTCGAGTCTACTATTAGAGGCTATCAGGACGTCGCGAGGACATGTTTTCAGGCTGGCATTCCGAAACTCGAAATAAGGTATCACGTCAACTTAATTAAACGAATTGATATGCTCTGA
- the LOC119077194 gene encoding uncharacterized protein LOC119077194 gives MVLQCCVKGCETVGNNNFHSFPTNKLRAEKWIAATKAFHLVERLNANKLANSYYKVCRKHFDGSDLTKNGKGQIVVKPDCLPSLFLPNETVVPPASAIAYGSQHQRSLATNKLTKPDEQVDDTDKAVNVVKLISEEELRNHQKTARQTANCSKVTEVTVCVYVWCRCGLTMFRFVSNDQQVNEIDSDVHVVDGISGNHPVNQENSARQTDNCSKVTEVTVNEIEVISVKHPVNQQKSARQTANRSKSSPKASITMVCVYVWCHVQSCYVSSCILFNKCDRLVCLRFFF, from the exons atggTGCTACAGTGCTGCGTAAAAGGTTGCGAAACTGTTggaaacaataattttcataGTTTTCCAACAAATAAGTTGAGGGCCGAAAAATGGATTGCTGCAACGAAAGCTTTCCATTTGGTTGAACGGTTGAATGCCAACAAATTGGCGAATTCGTATTACAAAGTTTGCAGAAAGCATTTCGACGGGTCAGACTTGACCAAGAACGGAAAAGGACAGATTGTGGTGAAACCAGATTGCTTGCCGAGTCTGTTCCTGCCCAATGAAACTGTC GTTCCACCAGCTTCAGCGATAGCATATGGTTCACAACATCAGCGTTCACTGGCAACG AACAAATTGACGAAACCGGACGAACAGGTTGATGATACCGACAAAGCCGTAAATGTGGTCAAATTGATATCCGAGGAGGAGCTAAGAAATCATCAGAAGACTGCTCGTCAGACCGCCAACTGCTCCAAAGTTACAGAAGTCACGGTTTGTGTGTACGTTTGGTGTCGGTGCGGTCTTACTatgtttcgtttcgtttccaACGATCAACAGGTGAATGAGATCGACAGCGACGTACATGTGGTTGATGGGATATCCGGAAATCACCCCGTAAATCAAGAGAACAGTGCTCGACAGACCGACAACTGCTCCAAAGTTACAGAAGTCACG GTGAATGAGATTGAGGTGATATCCGTAAAGCACCCAGTAAATCAACAGAAAAGTGCTCGTCAAACTGCCAATCGCTCCAAATCAAGCCCTAAAGCCTCGATAACAATGGTTTGTGTATATGTTTGGTGTCATGTGCAGTCTTGTTATGTGTCGTCttgtattttattcaataaatgtgATCGTCTTGTGTGtctacgattttttttttaa